The stretch of DNA CGAGCCCGCGTCCGCCTTTACTGCTGAGACGACTTTCAATCACTTCACATTCAGCATGAATGGTATCACCAGCAAACACAGGCCCCTTTACGTCCAGTTCCATATTTAGGAAGGCAAGCCCTGTATACTGCATCGTCGCCTGTACAAGCAGACCTTCAATAAAGGAGTATACCAATGCACCCGGGGCAACTCGCCCCTTGATATCTTCAGACTTTGCCAGGTACTCTGTGTTCATAAACAGAACTTCCTGCATTCCTGTCGCATTGATAAAATTGACGATATCGGCTTCTGTAACTGTTCTTCCTATTGTCTGAAACTGTCGCCCTAATGGCAGGTCTTCAAAAAACAGACCCAATCCTACTGTATCCATAATCGCCCTCTTTAATCTGCTAGTGTCAACTTACCAATAATGTTGCGCTGAATCTGGTTGGTGCCCTCAACAATTTTTAGAACTTTCGCATCTCTGAAATATCGACCGATCGGATATTCGGATGAAATCCCTGCGGCACCAAATAATTGAACTGCGGCCTCCGCAACTTCCATGGCGGTATCGGTGGCGAAAAGCTTGGACATTGCCGCCATTCCTGCAAGATCATTACCTTTCACACCTGCATTGACCATTGCGGCCGCTTTGTAAACCATCAAACGAGAGGCTTCCGTTTTGGTCACCATGTCAGCGATCATCCAGCGCACTCCCTGAAAATCAGAAACCTGCTGCCCAAAGGCTTTACGGTCTTTAATGAAAGCAATTGTATGGTCGATCGCACCTTGTGCACATCCAACGGCACGGGCCCCGATATAAGGGCGTGATTTATTGAAGGCTTCCATGACAATTTTGAAGCCTTTACCTTCTGGGCCAAGACGTGCGTTTTCAGGCACGAAGACATCTGTCAGGAACAGACCGTTAGACGGCACACCACGGGCGCCCATCTTGTCTTCTTTCTTGCCTATTTCAAAGCCGGGAGTATCGCGATCAATAATGAACATATTGATATTGCCCGTTCCCTTGCCTTCACCAACCTTCGCCGCAACCAGAACAAAGTCAGACATTTCCGCGTTGGTACACCAGATCTTGGCCCCATTGATCACATAACCGCCATCCACTGGCACTGCCCGGGTCTTGATACCCGCAACATCTGATCCGCTTTGCGGTTCGGTTGTTGAAAAAGCACCTCGCAAATCACCTGAGGCCAGCCCCGGAAGGTACTTCTCTTTTTGTTCTTTGGATCCACCTGCCAGAATGGCTCCAAAGGGGAGCCACTGCACTAGAAGGAGATAGGCCGTATTGTAGCACACGCGCCCCAACTCCTCGATCGCAAGGCAACACGCCACACTGTCTTCTGTTCCACCATACTCTTCCGGAAAAGGTAATGTAAAAAGCCCAAGTTCTTTCAACAGGTCGAACATATCCTGCGGATATTCAGCAGTTTTGTCTATCTCGTTTGCGCGAGGAGCAACCTTCTCGTTTGCAATCCGGCGAACAAGATCCCGGATCGCCCTTTGATCTTCTGTCAGTTCAAAATCCATGTTTTTTCTTCTTTATTTTTTTGGCTCTACAAATCAGCGTAGTGCTTCCCTCATGATTTACTATGCCATAGCGCAATTCAGACATCCAATATATAATTAGTTTACAAATCATACATTATATATATTAATAAGCGGATGCCTGATATCCGACATTTGCGCCATTTCATTGCCGTTGCTGAAGAAAAACACTTCGGCATGGCGGCCACGCGCCTCAATATGACGCAGCCTCCCCTCAGTCTTTCCATCAAGAAACTGGAGGAAGAGCTTGGCGTTCTCCTGTTCGATCGCAACACCAAAAAGGTCGTTCTTACACCAGCGGGAGAAGTGTTTCTAAGCGGGGCTTATGAAACATTGGAAAAAATGTCGACACTGACCAATGATACGATCAGGGCGGCGAATGGCGCGCTTGGCCGCTTAAAATTGGGATTTGTGGGTTCCGCTGTCTATGAAGCGCTTCCCCGGACGGTACGAAATTTTCGCCAGCAATTTCCGGATGTGCAGTTAGATTTGAAGGAACTGGCAACAGTTGAACAAATCGAAGCCTTATCAAAGAATGAAATAGATGTGGGCTTGCTCCGTCCTCCGATTACAGGTGGCGCCCTTTTTCATCAGATTGATTTCTCCAACGAGGAAATGGTTGCCGTTCTCCCCATTAATCATCCTTTGGCGGGCGAGCAGGTTATTGATCTTTCAAACCTGAAGGAAGACGGGTTTATCTTGTTCCCCCATAACATTTCTCCGAACTTACATGCGCTCGTATTACTCGCCTGCCGGGAAGCAGGCTTTACACCCACCATCGCCCAAACAGCTCCGCAAATCCAAACACAGATAAGCCTCGTGTCCGCGGGACTTGGTGTGGCGTTGGTCCCAAAATGCGCGTCCAGAATTTCCTATCCAGATATCGTTTTCAAAAAATTGGCGGCCTCAAACGATCACATAGGCACACAAATGTCTGTGGTCTATCGCAAGGAAGAAAAAAACGTTATTGTAAGCGCGTTTGTGGAGTTGTGCAGGACTTTATCGTTGCCCTAACTCCGCGTGAAGCCTGACAGAAAAATAAGGAGAACAAAATGTCAGTATCTTCCTACGAATTTGTTGAAGCTGTCGTTGAAAACGGGGTCGGGCGGCTTACTCTGAATAGCCCTAAAACGTTAAACGCAATGACCGTTAGCATGATGAAAGAGTTCGCTGACGTACTTGAGCGTTGGGAACTTGATAAATCCGTCCGTGTTGTTCAAATCGAAGGCAAAGGGCGCGCTTTTAGTGCCGGTGCCGACAAAGATTTTCTCCATGAAATTCAAAAAATCTCCGCTTCAGACATTAAGAACATCATCTATCGGCATTTTGCCGGAGGCACTAAAAGACTTCGTGATTACCCAAAGCCCACTATTGCAGTAATGCGAGGGGCCGCAACTGGCGCTGGACTAGAACTTGCTCTTGCGTGCGATTTCCGATTGACCACACATGACGCTTTTATTGCAGAAACGTGGATCAAACTTGGCCTGATCGATCCGCTTGGCGGCATGTCTCTGCTTCCGAGATTAGTTGGCCTCGCCAAAGCGAATGAAATCCTTCTGATGGGTGAAGGCATTTCAGGTGAAGAAGCGGAACGTATCGGATTGGTCAATCGTGCGGTACCAGATGAAGAATTGGAAGACCTTGCCAACAAATGGGCACAGAAACTCGCTAGTGGCGCCCCGCTTGCGCTGCAGGCCATGAAAGAAGGCATTCGAAGAGGTTTACATCAATCCATCGACGACATGGCCGCACACAATATCGTTGTCCAGAGCCAACTTATCGGGACAGAGGATTTTAAAGAAGGAGTTCGTTCTGTTTTCGAAAAAGATAAACCCAACTTTGAGGGTAAGTAAATAACCAGACGCACACCGCAAAGTGTGCGCTCTATCTTCTATATACTCTAACAAACAGCTGCGGAAATCGCCGTTTCTGACATGTGATAGACGTCGCCAGCTTTACTGAGTCAGTTTTTCTACCGCGCCTTCCCACCACTCAATAGAGGCGTCAGCTGTTTTCAAAAAACTCTCCATCATTTCTGCTATCAGATCTAAATCGTCCGCCTGTTTTTCCATGAGGGAGGCCTGTTGCGCCAATCTGTCACAACACATAGAGGCCGCAACACCGGCGATCGTGTGAATAGACCTGTAAATAACGCTGGCATCCTGTTCCTCAAATGCCGCTTTTAAGGCATCAAGTTCCGCGCGTATGGATGCTGGGGTTTTCGAGATGAGGGAAAGAGTGACATCAGGCCCCAATTGATCAACATATTCATCCAATTTCTGATCACTACCCACTGGTTGCTTCAATGTCGCTTCAAACAATGGGTGTATACCTTCTTCAACCACCTCTGTTTGCTCCTGTAAAGCCTTGTCGCTCTTAACGCCATCTGCGTTTACAGCGTCGGCAACATTGCTGTCTTGTTCAAAGTAACTCAGGATAACCTGTTGCAATTGAGATTTTGTTAAGGGCTTGGTTAGAACTTCATCCATTCCAGCATCTTTGAAAATGACATGCCGGTCATTGAATGCCTCAGCTGTTAAACCGATAATAGGGATGTTTTTGCCATCTTCACGGGCCCTGATTAACTTGGTTGCCTCGATCCCATCCATCTCCGGCATATGTATATCCATCAAAACCAGATCAAAAATCTCTTCCCCGAATTTATCCACGGCATAGAGCCCATTTTCCGCGATCACCGATGTCGCCCCGATATCTTTCAAAAAGGCTTCAGTGACCATTGCGTTTACCTCATTATCTTCAGCCACCAGCACCTTCAGTGACTTGCTGATTTTTATATTTTTTGCTTGTTGCTTTTTGAGGAACTTTGCCTTTTGTTCCTTCGTTGGCAGCGTAATGGGAAGTGAAACAGTAAAAGTTGTCCCCACCCCTTCTTTACTGCTTAATGAAACCTCCCCCCCAAGCAACTCAGTCAGCTTGCGTACAATAGATAAGCCAAGGCCCGTCCCTCCGAACTTTCGGCTTACAGATGTATCCGCCTGAGAAAATGAGTCAAATACGGTTTCCTGCCTATCAACTGGAATGCCGATACCGGTGTCCGTTATCTGAATGGAAAGCTTGCCCTCTCTCGCATCTTTATCCTCAATTTTACCGACTGTTAGAACAACCCTTCCCTTGGCTGTAAACTTGATCGCATTACCAATCAGGTTCATGACGATTTGTCTTAAACGAACCGGATCGCCCACAACTAAAGAAGGAACCGTCTCATCCAGAGTGGAAAGAAATTCAATCCCTTTTTCACGGGCCTGCAGCACAAAAGGTGATTCCATTGAGTGAAACACGTCATGCAGATCAAAGGTAATATTTTCAACTTCCAGGTTACCAGACTCGATTTTGTTCATATCAAGAACATCATTGATCAATTCCAGAAGTGTCTTACCGGACCGAAGAATAGCATCAACTTTTTCGGCCTGTTCCGGGGTCAGGTCCGTATCCGACAGCATTTGTGAAACCCCAATGACACCGTTCAATGGGGTGCGAATTTCATGACTGATCGTTGAGAGGAAATTGGATTTTGCTTCGTTTGCTCTGTTCGCCTCATCCAACGCCTTTTCAAGACGCTCTTCATATTGCAAGCGCAGTGTGAGATCTGAATACAAAGAAACATACCCACCACCCGGCATCGGCCTTGTTGAAATCTCGATATGCTTGTGGTTGGTTTTTGTCAGAATATAATGCTTTTTATCTCCTGATTTCAGTAAAGATTCCAGCTCACTTCTTGAACGGACATTCTCCCA from Sneathiella sp. P13V-1 encodes:
- a CDS encoding acyl-CoA dehydrogenase family protein, which produces MDFELTEDQRAIRDLVRRIANEKVAPRANEIDKTAEYPQDMFDLLKELGLFTLPFPEEYGGTEDSVACCLAIEELGRVCYNTAYLLLVQWLPFGAILAGGSKEQKEKYLPGLASGDLRGAFSTTEPQSGSDVAGIKTRAVPVDGGYVINGAKIWCTNAEMSDFVLVAAKVGEGKGTGNINMFIIDRDTPGFEIGKKEDKMGARGVPSNGLFLTDVFVPENARLGPEGKGFKIVMEAFNKSRPYIGARAVGCAQGAIDHTIAFIKDRKAFGQQVSDFQGVRWMIADMVTKTEASRLMVYKAAAMVNAGVKGNDLAGMAAMSKLFATDTAMEVAEAAVQLFGAAGISSEYPIGRYFRDAKVLKIVEGTNQIQRNIIGKLTLAD
- a CDS encoding LysR family transcriptional regulator, with the translated sequence MPDIRHLRHFIAVAEEKHFGMAATRLNMTQPPLSLSIKKLEEELGVLLFDRNTKKVVLTPAGEVFLSGAYETLEKMSTLTNDTIRAANGALGRLKLGFVGSAVYEALPRTVRNFRQQFPDVQLDLKELATVEQIEALSKNEIDVGLLRPPITGGALFHQIDFSNEEMVAVLPINHPLAGEQVIDLSNLKEDGFILFPHNISPNLHALVLLACREAGFTPTIAQTAPQIQTQISLVSAGLGVALVPKCASRISYPDIVFKKLAASNDHIGTQMSVVYRKEEKNVIVSAFVELCRTLSLP
- a CDS encoding ATP-binding protein — its product is MQTAALPEYEEQRLEALHSLNLLDTPPEEAFDELARLVRSHFKTEMALIALVDKERVWFKSAIGIEVNEVLRDKSLCAHVILSDELTCIQDSLKDDRFFNDPPQYDGHDVRFYAGIPLSVQGGMHVGCLSVLGIEPREFSRQDYVDLQRFGRAVERLLAQSLYEQDQRFLVSQTMRLNTLLETVADGIVTIDAKGEIESINTAAATVFGYGREELLGVHFNTLMPDLGKGGWSGYEKLILNEDLEESDRTTLELQGRRKDGILFPMDLRIRDMWLDGQRLYTGIIRDITYEKSIQDEIRKGREILETTKDNIPIGITVFDEKGRLIVFNNSFSELLDLPKDLVSRGTSMYRILGHLINRGDLGDWENVRSRSELESLLKSGDKKHYILTKTNHKHIEISTRPMPGGGYVSLYSDLTLRLQYEERLEKALDEANRANEAKSNFLSTISHEIRTPLNGVIGVSQMLSDTDLTPEQAEKVDAILRSGKTLLELINDVLDMNKIESGNLEVENITFDLHDVFHSMESPFVLQAREKGIEFLSTLDETVPSLVVGDPVRLRQIVMNLIGNAIKFTAKGRVVLTVGKIEDKDAREGKLSIQITDTGIGIPVDRQETVFDSFSQADTSVSRKFGGTGLGLSIVRKLTELLGGEVSLSSKEGVGTTFTVSLPITLPTKEQKAKFLKKQQAKNIKISKSLKVLVAEDNEVNAMVTEAFLKDIGATSVIAENGLYAVDKFGEEIFDLVLMDIHMPEMDGIEATKLIRAREDGKNIPIIGLTAEAFNDRHVIFKDAGMDEVLTKPLTKSQLQQVILSYFEQDSNVADAVNADGVKSDKALQEQTEVVEEGIHPLFEATLKQPVGSDQKLDEYVDQLGPDVTLSLISKTPASIRAELDALKAAFEEQDASVIYRSIHTIAGVAASMCCDRLAQQASLMEKQADDLDLIAEMMESFLKTADASIEWWEGAVEKLTQ
- a CDS encoding MaoC family dehydratase, translating into MDTVGLGLFFEDLPLGRQFQTIGRTVTEADIVNFINATGMQEVLFMNTEYLAKSEDIKGRVAPGALVYSFIEGLLVQATMQYTGLAFLNMELDVKGPVFAGDTIHAECEVIESRLSSKGGRGLVRTRNKVVKQDGTVAMIYTPLRLVKCKD
- a CDS encoding enoyl-CoA hydratase/isomerase family protein; protein product: MSVSSYEFVEAVVENGVGRLTLNSPKTLNAMTVSMMKEFADVLERWELDKSVRVVQIEGKGRAFSAGADKDFLHEIQKISASDIKNIIYRHFAGGTKRLRDYPKPTIAVMRGAATGAGLELALACDFRLTTHDAFIAETWIKLGLIDPLGGMSLLPRLVGLAKANEILLMGEGISGEEAERIGLVNRAVPDEELEDLANKWAQKLASGAPLALQAMKEGIRRGLHQSIDDMAAHNIVVQSQLIGTEDFKEGVRSVFEKDKPNFEGK